The proteins below are encoded in one region of Thermodesulfobacteriota bacterium:
- a CDS encoding conjugal transfer protein TraF, with protein sequence MGLLLLSTLGAQDGRCQEKPGEPSYYETRQQGWFWYQDPAEQRDPLETLPPEASAPSSLDAYSPDELWTLHPDEFRILLDTVFKGALQQPTEENVLAYKRLETVARLRAARFASVASLVSLKHPEVSTLRDAPSVNPGMRARRQVEGAEIDGTLSGAREDFALLYFTSPGCPFCIEQDGILRYFTAKHGWEIKRIDVGIDPRTAEFFRVSTTPTLVLIQRGSDAALPVGVGVVGLSTLERNIFRGVRLLTGTVTEEDLWLYDYQRGGGFDPAAVSGSGAPGLRSGTPSRPVSLPTR encoded by the coding sequence TTGGGGCTGCTTCTCCTTTCCACCCTTGGAGCCCAGGACGGCCGCTGCCAGGAGAAGCCGGGCGAGCCCTCCTACTACGAGACCCGCCAACAGGGGTGGTTCTGGTACCAAGACCCCGCGGAGCAACGTGACCCACTGGAAACGCTACCCCCCGAGGCCTCAGCCCCGTCGTCCCTGGACGCTTACTCGCCCGACGAGCTCTGGACCCTCCACCCGGACGAGTTCCGGATCCTCCTGGACACGGTCTTCAAGGGAGCCCTCCAGCAACCAACCGAGGAGAATGTCCTGGCGTACAAGCGGCTGGAGACCGTCGCTCGACTCCGGGCAGCCCGGTTCGCGAGCGTCGCGTCGCTGGTGAGCCTCAAGCACCCCGAGGTCTCCACCCTCCGGGACGCGCCGAGCGTGAACCCGGGGATGCGGGCCCGGCGGCAGGTGGAGGGGGCCGAGATCGACGGGACCCTGTCCGGAGCCCGGGAGGACTTCGCGCTCCTCTACTTCACCTCGCCGGGCTGCCCCTTCTGCATCGAACAGGACGGTATCCTCCGCTACTTCACCGCGAAACACGGCTGGGAGATCAAGAGGATCGACGTCGGCATTGACCCCCGGACGGCGGAGTTCTTCCGCGTCTCCACCACGCCGACCCTGGTCCTCATCCAGCGAGGCTCCGACGCGGCGCTCCCCGTCGGGGTGGGCGTGGTCGGGCTCTCCACCCTCGAGCGAAACATCTTCCGGGGGGTCCGGCTCCTGACGGGTACGGTCACCGAGGAAGACCTCTGGCTCTACGACTACCAGCGGGGCGGCGGCTTCGACCCCGCTGCGGTTTC
- a CDS encoding S26 family signal peptidase, which translates to MVRPGGKSTRDDRSRLAPPAASRKSKRRLAQALALGVLGLPVVLWLPPRLCVTTTDSLRSRVFFLRDRGIAGEIGRGDYVRFERVHPWAGTSEPVSLLKEVGCGPGDELRVYATGDVYCNGDYLGWALAEDSEGNPLPLFRFDGVIPEGKLFVVGHHPRSWDSRYFGFVDVEEVLNRAYPLF; encoded by the coding sequence ATGGTTCGTCCCGGTGGGAAGTCAACCCGAGACGACAGGTCGCGGCTTGCGCCTCCGGCGGCCTCCCGGAAGTCTAAACGGCGGCTCGCCCAGGCCCTAGCCCTCGGGGTCCTGGGCCTGCCCGTCGTCCTCTGGCTGCCGCCTCGCCTCTGCGTGACGACCACCGACTCCCTGCGTTCGCGGGTCTTCTTCTTGCGGGATCGCGGTATTGCCGGGGAGATCGGCCGTGGCGACTACGTGCGCTTCGAGCGGGTCCACCCGTGGGCTGGCACTAGCGAGCCGGTGAGCCTGCTCAAGGAGGTTGGCTGCGGGCCGGGGGACGAGCTTCGCGTCTACGCGACGGGGGACGTCTACTGCAACGGCGACTACTTGGGCTGGGCGTTGGCCGAGGACTCGGAGGGGAACCCGCTGCCGTTGTTCCGGTTCGACGGGGTCATCCCGGAGGGGAAGCTCTTCGTGGTGGGCCATCACCCGCGGAGTTGGGACTCGCGGTACTTCGGCTTCGTGGACGTGGAGGAGGTGCTGAACCGTGCGTACCCGCTCTTTTGA
- a CDS encoding HU family DNA-binding protein: MNKADLVSRVADEAGVNRTTAEKALGGALDAIGAALAAGEKVALAGFGTFSVTQREARKGRNPNTGEKLRIPAKRAVKFKPGSKLANRVK; the protein is encoded by the coding sequence ATGAACAAGGCGGACCTGGTGAGCAGGGTCGCGGACGAGGCCGGGGTCAATCGGACCACGGCCGAGAAGGCCCTGGGCGGAGCGTTGGATGCCATCGGGGCGGCACTGGCCGCCGGGGAGAAGGTCGCGCTGGCCGGCTTCGGCACGTTCAGCGTGACCCAGCGTGAGGCCAGAAAAGGCCGCAACCCCAACACCGGCGAAAAGCTGCGCATTCCGGCCAAAAGGGCCGTGAAGTTCAAACCGGGATCGAAGCTCGCGAACCGGGTGAAGTAG